The following are from one region of the Mycolicibacterium helvum genome:
- a CDS encoding winged helix-turn-helix transcriptional regulator, whose translation MPAVRDQISTENCSVKRALDVVGEKWTLLVLREAFYGARRFERFQARVGCPRQVLTDRLSTLVAAGVLRRVPYQEPGQRERHEYRLTDKGRDLLPAVIALMQWGDKWEADPAGPPVEVVHRDCGHAVELTLRCSNDQTPLTVFDTEPRPGPGARPTTTGKAIR comes from the coding sequence ATGCCTGCCGTCCGCGACCAGATCAGCACCGAAAACTGTTCGGTCAAGCGGGCACTGGATGTCGTCGGGGAAAAGTGGACACTTCTGGTCCTGCGTGAGGCGTTCTACGGCGCTCGACGCTTCGAGCGGTTCCAGGCCCGTGTCGGCTGTCCCCGCCAGGTCTTGACCGACCGGCTCAGCACCCTGGTCGCCGCCGGTGTGCTGCGGCGGGTGCCGTATCAAGAACCAGGCCAACGGGAACGCCACGAATACCGGCTGACCGACAAGGGCCGAGATCTGCTGCCCGCGGTCATCGCGCTGATGCAATGGGGCGACAAGTGGGAGGCCGACCCGGCAGGACCCCCTGTCGAGGTCGTGCACCGGGACTGCGGGCATGCGGTCGAACTGACGCTGCGATGCAGCAATGACCAGACTCCCCTGACCGTCTTTGACACCGAGCCGCGACCCGGGCCGGGCGCGCGACCCACAACAACCGGAAAGGCGATCCGATGA
- a CDS encoding acyl-CoA dehydrogenase family protein produces the protein MTAQTSEASHPVAPRPRFTSEPLDGTPPQRLDRLTAVVEDLRPADAAAERDRVLQYDAVEAIRRTGVLTLRVPARYGGPGGSVRDVLTAVIRIARGSSNVAQALRPHFGFSERLLSNRATEAEREEWFPRVNAGVIVGNAITDAKGKTPAGADTTLLADGDGVLRLNGYKFYSTGTLFADLIAVSASDAEGRDLQAIVPADRAGVELFDDWEGFGQRTTASGGTRFTNVEVRPHEVTTVSDGKHLGHSTTFLQLYLAAVAAGIAAAARDDAVWYVQNKARPASHSLADSASGDPFTLHAVGEIAANASAAEALVLNAADALDEVVDSGRIGDAEELARVAIVVAEAQLIAERLTLAAAERLFDTGGASATARALNLDRHWRNVRTVATHNPLAYKAYAAGNYVVNGVWPPANGYF, from the coding sequence ATGACCGCACAGACTTCTGAAGCATCCCACCCGGTGGCGCCACGCCCGAGGTTCACCAGCGAGCCGCTGGACGGCACGCCGCCGCAACGTCTGGACCGGCTCACCGCCGTGGTTGAGGATCTGCGTCCCGCCGATGCCGCCGCCGAACGGGACCGGGTGCTGCAGTACGACGCCGTCGAGGCGATCCGCCGCACCGGCGTGCTGACCCTTCGTGTGCCCGCTCGCTACGGGGGGCCGGGCGGGTCGGTGCGCGACGTGCTGACCGCGGTCATCCGGATCGCGCGCGGCAGTTCCAATGTGGCTCAAGCACTTCGGCCGCATTTCGGCTTCTCCGAGCGCCTGTTGAGTAATCGCGCCACCGAAGCAGAGCGCGAGGAGTGGTTCCCGCGGGTCAATGCCGGAGTGATCGTCGGCAACGCGATCACCGATGCGAAAGGCAAGACGCCGGCCGGGGCCGACACCACGCTGCTGGCTGACGGCGACGGTGTACTGCGGCTCAACGGGTACAAGTTCTATTCCACCGGGACACTTTTCGCCGATCTGATCGCGGTCTCGGCCAGCGATGCCGAGGGCCGGGATCTGCAGGCGATTGTGCCCGCCGACCGCGCTGGGGTCGAATTATTCGACGACTGGGAGGGTTTCGGCCAGCGCACCACCGCCAGCGGCGGCACCCGGTTCACCAACGTCGAAGTCCGCCCGCACGAGGTGACCACCGTGTCCGACGGCAAGCACCTGGGCCACAGCACGACGTTCCTGCAGCTGTATCTGGCCGCGGTGGCCGCGGGTATCGCGGCGGCGGCCCGTGACGACGCCGTCTGGTACGTGCAGAACAAGGCGCGTCCGGCGTCGCATTCGCTGGCCGACTCCGCCTCCGGTGATCCGTTCACCCTGCATGCAGTCGGCGAGATCGCTGCGAATGCGTCCGCGGCCGAGGCGCTCGTGCTCAACGCCGCCGACGCGCTCGATGAGGTGGTGGACTCCGGTCGTATCGGCGACGCCGAAGAACTTGCCCGGGTGGCGATCGTCGTTGCCGAGGCACAACTGATCGCCGAACGGCTGACCCTGGCCGCGGCCGAGCGGCTCTTCGACACCGGCGGGGCCTCGGCCACGGCGCGCGCACTCAACCTCGACCGGCACTGGCGCAACGTCCGCACAGTCGCCACCCACAATCCGCTGGCCTACAAGGCCTACGCGGCGGGCAATTACGTGGTCAACGGCGTATGGCCGCCGGCTAACGGTTACTTCTGA
- a CDS encoding DUF2237 family protein has protein sequence MADRNVLGGPLEPCGTDPMTGFYRDGCCSTGPEDAGRHTICAVVTADFLEHQRSIGNDLSTPMPQYRFPGLSPGDRWCVTALNWLRAHTDGHAAPVVLACTHERTLDVVALETLQEYAVDVPDDIGSL, from the coding sequence ATGGCTGATCGCAATGTGCTCGGCGGCCCCCTTGAACCGTGCGGAACCGACCCGATGACGGGGTTCTACCGCGACGGCTGCTGTTCGACGGGCCCCGAGGATGCCGGCCGGCACACGATCTGTGCGGTGGTCACCGCGGACTTCCTCGAGCACCAGCGGTCGATCGGCAACGACCTGTCGACCCCGATGCCGCAGTACCGGTTCCCGGGCCTGTCGCCCGGCGACCGGTGGTGTGTCACGGCGCTGAACTGGCTGCGCGCCCATACCGACGGCCATGCCGCGCCGGTGGTGCTGGCCTGCACCCACGAACGGACCCTGGACGTGGTCGCACTGGAGACGTTGCAGGAGTACGCCGTCGATGTGCCCGACGATATCGGCAGCCTGTGA
- a CDS encoding taurine ABC transporter substrate-binding protein: MNRRKFIAVAAAAISMIGMAGCSVDHSNSQAGKPTLRIGYQTFPSGDLIVKNNRWLEDSLPDYNIKWVKFDSGADVNTAFIAKELDFGSLGSSPVARGLSAPLNIPYSVAFVLDVAGDNEALVARNGSGINSIADLRGKRVATPFASTAHYSLLAALAQNGLSPSDVQLIDLQPQTILAAWERGDIEAAYTWLPTLDQLRKTGKDLITSRQLAEDGKPTLDLAAVANSFAKDHPEVVDVWRKQQARALTVIHSDPAAAAKAIAAEIGLSPADVEGQLKQGVYLTPQEVASPQWLGSQGNPGNIAVNLQSASQFLADQKQIPVAAPLKTFQDAIYTQGLPDVITQ; this comes from the coding sequence ATGAACCGCAGGAAGTTCATCGCCGTGGCTGCCGCCGCCATCAGCATGATCGGCATGGCCGGCTGCTCGGTCGATCACTCGAATTCGCAGGCGGGCAAGCCGACACTGCGGATCGGTTACCAGACCTTCCCCAGCGGCGACCTGATCGTCAAGAACAACCGGTGGCTGGAAGACTCATTGCCGGACTACAACATCAAGTGGGTCAAGTTCGACTCCGGCGCCGACGTCAACACCGCGTTCATCGCCAAGGAGCTCGACTTCGGCAGCCTGGGCTCGAGCCCGGTCGCCCGTGGACTGTCGGCCCCGCTGAACATTCCGTACAGCGTCGCGTTCGTGCTCGACGTCGCCGGTGACAATGAGGCGCTCGTGGCTCGCAATGGCAGCGGCATCAACTCGATCGCCGATCTGAGGGGCAAGCGGGTGGCCACCCCGTTCGCTTCGACCGCGCACTACAGCCTGCTCGCCGCACTGGCCCAGAACGGGTTGTCGCCCAGCGATGTTCAGCTGATCGACCTGCAGCCTCAGACGATCCTGGCCGCCTGGGAACGCGGTGACATCGAGGCCGCCTACACCTGGCTGCCGACACTGGACCAGCTGCGCAAGACCGGTAAGGACCTGATTACCAGCCGGCAGCTGGCCGAAGACGGCAAGCCGACGCTGGATCTGGCCGCGGTGGCGAACTCGTTCGCCAAGGACCACCCCGAGGTCGTCGATGTCTGGCGCAAGCAGCAGGCCAGGGCGCTGACGGTCATCCACAGCGATCCGGCCGCGGCAGCCAAGGCCATCGCCGCCGAAATCGGTTTGTCACCAGCCGATGTCGAGGGACAGCTCAAGCAGGGCGTGTACCTCACACCGCAAGAGGTGGCCTCGCCGCAGTGGCTGGGCAGCCAGGGCAACCCCGGCAATATCGCCGTCAACCTGCAGAGCGCGTCGCAGTTCCTCGCCGACCAGAAGCAGATCCCGGTAGCCGCGCCGCTCAAGACATTCCAAGACGCGATCTATACCCAGGGCTTACCCGATGTCATCACCCAGTAA
- a CDS encoding ABC transporter permease, whose amino-acid sequence MSVFVDVAPGGATRPPGVTRFPGWLSRIGLPLLSLLVFFIVWQLAAASGIWNQTFVPYPSTVWRAFIDVSTTHDGVRGYAGYLLWEHLYMTLRRVFAGVVIGVAGGLALGLVMGSIPWVRTVLEPWLTFLRALPPLAYFFLLVIWLGIDEAPKVTLLALAALPPAAVATTAAVVAVPVSLVEAARALGASRRDVVRDIVIPSALPETFTGIRLAVGMAYSSVVAAELFNGIPGVGGLVKDASNYNNTPVVLVGIFAIGISGLVIDGLLRAVERRAVPWRGKV is encoded by the coding sequence GTGTCCGTATTCGTCGACGTCGCACCTGGCGGTGCGACCCGCCCGCCTGGCGTCACCAGGTTTCCGGGGTGGCTGTCCCGCATCGGGCTCCCCCTCCTGTCGCTGCTGGTGTTCTTCATCGTCTGGCAGCTGGCGGCGGCGAGCGGGATCTGGAACCAGACCTTCGTCCCCTACCCGAGCACGGTGTGGCGGGCCTTCATCGACGTGTCGACCACGCACGATGGCGTCCGCGGGTACGCCGGCTATTTGCTCTGGGAGCACCTGTACATGACGCTGCGCCGGGTGTTCGCCGGCGTCGTCATCGGTGTCGCCGGCGGCCTGGCGCTCGGCTTGGTGATGGGCTCGATCCCCTGGGTCCGCACCGTGCTGGAACCGTGGCTGACCTTCCTGCGGGCGCTGCCCCCGCTGGCATACTTCTTCCTGCTGGTCATCTGGCTCGGCATCGACGAGGCTCCCAAGGTCACCCTGCTGGCGCTGGCGGCACTGCCGCCCGCCGCGGTGGCCACCACCGCAGCCGTTGTTGCCGTGCCGGTCAGCCTGGTCGAAGCGGCCCGCGCGCTGGGCGCCTCGCGACGTGATGTCGTGCGCGACATCGTCATTCCCTCGGCCCTCCCGGAGACGTTCACCGGTATCCGGCTCGCCGTCGGTATGGCCTACTCCTCGGTGGTCGCCGCCGAGTTGTTCAACGGCATTCCCGGTGTCGGCGGCCTGGTCAAGGACGCCAGCAATTACAACAACACCCCCGTCGTGCTGGTCGGCATCTTCGCGATCGGTATCTCGGGGCTCGTGATCGACGGTCTACTGCGCGCTGTCGAGCGTCGCGCCGTCCCGTGGAGAGGAAAGGTATGA
- a CDS encoding acyl-CoA thioesterase — MTTTVHSFDTAIDLADNGIGHYIGQTTPEWANMVGPFGGVTAAAIIRAIERHRDRIGEPVALTVNYLAPVTDGSFDITVRAARTNRTNQHWTAEMTQEHGLTTTATAVFGVRRDAWSDTEATMPAAPDPETLTPTTLPVPVPWMRNYEMHYVDGGVPTEPAESTSSTTTLWTRQRPARALDFAALSALSDVFYPRVFLRRGRMLPAGTVSLTTYFHVDGAELAGHGTDYVLASAHAQRFARGYFDQTAQIWGRDATLLATSHQIVYYKD; from the coding sequence ATGACCACCACCGTCCATTCGTTCGACACCGCAATCGACCTGGCCGACAACGGGATCGGGCACTACATCGGCCAGACGACACCGGAATGGGCGAATATGGTCGGGCCGTTCGGTGGCGTGACCGCCGCGGCGATCATCCGCGCGATCGAGCGTCATCGCGACCGAATCGGTGAACCCGTCGCGTTGACCGTCAACTATCTGGCCCCGGTCACCGATGGCAGTTTCGACATCACTGTTCGTGCCGCCCGCACCAACCGGACCAACCAGCACTGGACCGCCGAGATGACTCAGGAACACGGATTGACCACCACCGCCACCGCTGTCTTCGGCGTCCGCCGCGATGCCTGGTCCGACACCGAGGCCACGATGCCGGCGGCACCAGATCCCGAAACCCTGACGCCCACAACGCTTCCCGTACCAGTTCCGTGGATGCGCAACTACGAGATGCACTACGTGGACGGCGGGGTGCCGACCGAGCCGGCCGAAAGCACATCATCCACGACGACGCTGTGGACGCGCCAACGCCCCGCTCGCGCACTCGACTTCGCCGCGCTCAGCGCACTCAGTGATGTGTTCTACCCGAGGGTGTTTCTGCGCCGCGGGCGCATGCTGCCGGCCGGCACGGTCTCATTGACGACGTACTTCCACGTTGACGGCGCCGAGCTGGCCGGCCACGGCACCGATTACGTCCTGGCCAGTGCCCACGCCCAGCGCTTTGCCCGCGGTTACTTCGACCAGACCGCGCAGATTTGGGGCCGCGACGCGACGCTGCTGGCCACCAGTCACCAGATCGTCTATTACAAAGACTGA
- a CDS encoding LLM class flavin-dependent oxidoreductase produces MSGPRFGVWAPVYGNHGARLHPDDLPDASYRRTRDLLVHAENRGFDATLVAQHVIHPSDTENDVLETWSTLAALAEATERIELIGAIKPLLFNPLVFAKVAANIADISGGRLSINVVSGWFLPELEALGVDPLAHDDRYAYTQEWLETVLDLWDGKHVDIGGHGGQHGGQQALVRPVPKNVPPVYVGGESEPGRALGASHGDVYFINGRPLADTTALIEDLRARPRAGGPLRFGLSAFVIARPTEAEAKAEEAHLQALIDAESRPEISSGTDPNTVMYRVLAGTARIGSNGGTLAGLVGSYEQVIERIDAFHAAGIELFMLQFQPIESELDRFADHIISHYR; encoded by the coding sequence ATGAGCGGACCACGGTTCGGGGTATGGGCGCCGGTCTACGGCAACCACGGTGCCCGCCTGCACCCCGACGATCTGCCGGACGCCAGCTACCGGCGCACTCGCGATCTGCTTGTGCACGCCGAGAATCGCGGCTTTGACGCGACATTGGTGGCCCAGCACGTCATCCATCCCAGCGATACCGAGAACGACGTGCTGGAGACCTGGTCCACGCTTGCCGCACTGGCCGAGGCGACCGAGCGGATCGAGTTGATCGGAGCGATCAAGCCGCTGCTGTTCAATCCGCTGGTGTTCGCCAAAGTAGCGGCCAACATCGCCGACATCTCCGGTGGCCGGTTATCGATCAATGTGGTCAGCGGCTGGTTCCTGCCCGAACTCGAGGCACTGGGTGTCGATCCGCTGGCCCACGACGACCGCTACGCCTACACCCAGGAGTGGTTGGAGACGGTTCTGGACCTGTGGGACGGTAAGCATGTCGACATCGGCGGCCACGGGGGACAGCACGGGGGACAGCAGGCCCTGGTGCGGCCGGTCCCAAAGAATGTTCCACCGGTGTATGTCGGCGGCGAATCGGAGCCGGGCCGGGCGCTGGGCGCCTCGCACGGCGACGTGTATTTCATCAACGGCAGGCCGCTGGCCGACACCACCGCTCTGATCGAGGACTTGCGGGCCCGGCCCCGCGCCGGTGGCCCGTTGCGATTCGGATTGTCGGCCTTCGTGATTGCGCGTCCCACTGAAGCCGAGGCCAAGGCCGAAGAGGCGCATCTGCAGGCGCTGATCGATGCGGAATCGCGTCCGGAGATTTCCAGCGGCACCGATCCGAATACCGTCATGTACAGGGTGCTCGCCGGGACTGCGCGCATCGGGTCCAACGGCGGCACGCTGGCCGGCCTGGTCGGCAGCTATGAGCAGGTGATCGAGCGGATCGACGCCTTCCACGCGGCCGGCATCGAGTTGTTCATGTTGCAGTTCCAGCCGATCGAGTCCGAACTGGACCGCTTCGCTGACCACATCATCAGCCATTACCGTTGA
- a CDS encoding glutamine synthetase family protein, whose translation MTQVHDAESELLGRLHDGSLTEIEVAWSDPFGHAAGKRIPAKQFIDRAKHGFAFCEAALGWNTDGTVIDGLRLTNWDDGYPDVHAIPDFSTYKPLPWRAGVGHVISDIVRPDGTPSLLDPRGVLRRVIARLGSLGFTAKVGVEFEFYLLHSDGSPIQNDIHAYSLENANGLDPLISDLHDTLGAFTRLEGVQTEYGPGQVETNLVYTDALAAADDGARLKYAAKEVARKHGKVASFMPKPFSEHSGSSAHLHISLWRGDEPAFAPVDGQEGELTLLAIAGLLEHLPAITLFGAHSVNAYRRYTPDSFAPDTVNWSRDNRSAAIRSLVEESPGASRIELRSGASDANPYWLIASALAAVVAGLEAGRPPSPAGTGNLYGKGSPLPDSLGTALALTEQDDTILEILGRDSVLDFVSIARSEWQAYTSHVSDWERHRYLTTS comes from the coding sequence GTGACGCAGGTGCACGATGCCGAGTCCGAGCTGCTGGGGCGCCTGCATGACGGCTCGCTGACCGAGATCGAGGTGGCGTGGAGCGACCCCTTCGGCCACGCCGCCGGAAAACGAATCCCGGCAAAGCAATTCATCGACCGCGCTAAGCACGGATTCGCGTTCTGCGAGGCGGCGCTGGGGTGGAACACCGACGGTACCGTGATCGACGGCCTGCGGCTGACCAACTGGGACGACGGGTATCCCGACGTCCACGCCATCCCCGACTTCTCGACGTACAAACCATTGCCATGGCGCGCCGGTGTGGGCCACGTGATTTCGGACATCGTCCGCCCGGACGGCACGCCGTCGCTGCTCGACCCGCGTGGTGTGCTGCGCCGGGTGATCGCGCGGCTGGGGTCGCTGGGCTTCACCGCGAAGGTGGGCGTTGAGTTCGAGTTCTATCTGCTCCACTCGGACGGCTCACCGATCCAGAACGACATCCACGCCTACTCGTTGGAGAACGCCAACGGCTTGGATCCGTTGATCTCCGATCTGCATGACACCCTCGGCGCATTCACCCGCCTGGAGGGCGTGCAGACCGAGTATGGGCCAGGTCAGGTGGAGACCAATCTGGTGTATACCGATGCGCTGGCCGCCGCCGACGACGGCGCACGATTGAAGTACGCCGCCAAAGAAGTCGCTCGCAAGCACGGCAAGGTGGCCAGTTTCATGCCCAAGCCGTTCTCCGAGCATTCGGGAAGTTCTGCGCACCTGCATATTTCGCTGTGGCGCGGCGACGAACCCGCGTTCGCCCCGGTCGACGGCCAAGAAGGTGAGCTGACCCTGCTCGCCATCGCCGGCCTGCTCGAACACCTGCCGGCGATCACCTTGTTCGGGGCGCACTCGGTCAACGCCTACCGGCGCTACACACCGGACTCGTTCGCCCCCGACACAGTGAACTGGAGCCGGGACAACCGAAGCGCGGCCATCCGGTCGCTGGTGGAGGAGTCGCCGGGGGCGTCCCGTATCGAATTGCGTTCGGGTGCTTCGGATGCCAACCCTTACTGGCTGATCGCCTCGGCGCTCGCCGCTGTGGTCGCGGGCCTGGAAGCCGGCCGCCCGCCGAGCCCCGCCGGAACCGGCAACCTGTACGGCAAGGGTTCACCGCTGCCCGACTCGCTGGGTACCGCGCTGGCACTGACCGAACAGGACGACACGATCCTGGAGATCCTCGGTAGGGATTCGGTGCTCGACTTCGTCTCAATCGCCCGCAGCGAATGGCAGGCCTACACCAGTCACGTCAGTGATTGGGAGCGGCACCGCTACCTGACCACATCATGA
- a CDS encoding AAA family ATPase — MANVLRGRDGELAAAATLLRRAGGQRRGAVICLRGEAGIGKTALVRAIAMRAAEAGFVVGLGKAEELHQIAAGAPLLVALRSGPNPLLDADSFAGLAPLHQQPLWLVDRIASLLADISARTPVLIVIDDAQWADPVTRFALDTLPSRLTGSPVVWLVVSRDVADTTADAVDGVQRHRLVLGPLSDAALDVLARDYLGGPAEGVTRRRLHAVGGNPFLAVQLLAGVAAARNAGLADDDIPASFAAAIDGRLQSLSARTGELVELAAVWGRPLDLSDAAELLGEPAVMVIAACRREAYARGLLADDRDHIVFAHDLIREAAYQNVPAAARRELHLRCAKYLVASGEGVVAAAPHARAGARFGDLEAVEILRGAAAQTSLTMPAVAAPLIIEAFGLLGAGDSRRMEIGEQCAEILIRAQRGNDAVAIVDTLLAVVSDTDARAHLQSLAAQALWLTGQLGEIDRRLVDARARPALSPRLQARLAAVEALVLTRAGTAQEAIAAGESALARGRALGDERTQLLALQALAEAGTAEGRHTSARGHYRALRALGGTTYLAGEVLALQQLDRFAEAEELLTRNRHSDKGRSVEHGLPSLVFAQLLQDFKLGRLAEAEAGALTVIRLCDEIGTYVHKFEAWLIASIVAVIRGDLALARERLQSAEETGLTDDAVRQPPVLLIKGRIAGAEGRFEESVRILKPLMAALAQSRSWWPRNPELLRVQAGIAVAAADHEFARETVERAKLAAERNPGVASFEGVALQVEGFVARDPVTLRSAVKILRESPRTLLLAGALADYGAVLVDKGDRHTGVVVLSEAHELFAGLGAIHYLRGVERDLSRAGAPADQREALTKAEQRVAQLVSEGHTNQSVASALGVSIHTVNTHLRAVFRKMGVRSRVQLANTMSARTARRH, encoded by the coding sequence ATGGCTAATGTCCTGAGAGGCCGAGATGGCGAACTGGCTGCTGCGGCGACACTGCTGCGGCGGGCCGGCGGCCAGCGGCGAGGCGCGGTGATCTGCCTGCGCGGGGAAGCCGGCATCGGCAAGACGGCCCTGGTGCGGGCTATCGCCATGCGGGCGGCCGAGGCGGGTTTCGTCGTCGGACTCGGTAAGGCCGAGGAACTCCATCAGATCGCGGCGGGTGCGCCGCTGCTCGTCGCGCTGCGTTCGGGACCGAACCCACTGCTGGACGCCGACAGCTTCGCCGGGCTCGCGCCACTGCATCAGCAGCCGTTGTGGCTCGTCGATCGCATCGCCTCGCTGCTCGCTGATATCTCCGCCCGCACCCCCGTGCTGATCGTGATCGATGACGCCCAGTGGGCTGATCCGGTGACGCGCTTTGCCCTCGACACCCTGCCGAGCAGGCTGACGGGATCCCCGGTGGTGTGGCTCGTCGTGAGCCGCGACGTTGCCGACACCACAGCCGATGCCGTCGACGGCGTGCAACGGCATCGGCTGGTGCTGGGCCCACTGAGTGACGCCGCCCTCGACGTGCTCGCCCGTGACTATCTCGGTGGCCCGGCCGAAGGCGTGACCCGTAGGCGCTTGCACGCCGTGGGTGGAAACCCGTTCCTGGCAGTGCAGCTGCTGGCGGGAGTGGCCGCGGCGCGCAATGCCGGGCTGGCTGACGACGACATTCCGGCTTCCTTCGCCGCCGCGATCGACGGCCGGCTGCAATCGCTCAGTGCGCGCACCGGCGAGTTGGTGGAGCTCGCCGCGGTCTGGGGCCGGCCGCTCGACCTGTCCGACGCGGCCGAATTGCTGGGCGAACCCGCCGTCATGGTGATCGCCGCCTGCCGCAGGGAAGCGTATGCGCGCGGCCTGCTCGCCGACGATCGCGACCACATCGTCTTCGCACACGACCTGATCCGCGAAGCGGCCTACCAGAACGTGCCCGCCGCGGCGCGCCGCGAGTTGCATCTGCGATGTGCGAAATATCTGGTGGCATCCGGCGAGGGAGTGGTCGCCGCGGCGCCGCACGCCCGCGCCGGGGCCAGATTCGGTGATCTCGAGGCGGTCGAGATTCTTCGCGGTGCCGCCGCCCAGACCTCGCTCACCATGCCTGCAGTGGCGGCGCCGCTGATCATCGAGGCCTTCGGATTACTGGGTGCCGGCGACAGCCGGCGGATGGAGATCGGTGAGCAGTGCGCTGAGATCCTGATCCGCGCGCAGCGCGGCAACGACGCCGTCGCCATCGTCGACACCCTGCTCGCCGTCGTATCCGACACCGATGCCCGAGCCCATCTGCAATCACTTGCTGCTCAAGCGCTTTGGTTGACAGGTCAGCTCGGCGAGATCGACCGCCGCCTCGTCGACGCGCGGGCTCGGCCCGCATTGTCCCCGCGTCTTCAAGCCCGCCTTGCCGCGGTTGAGGCTCTGGTGCTCACCCGGGCGGGGACCGCGCAGGAGGCGATTGCGGCGGGCGAGTCGGCGCTGGCGCGGGGACGTGCGCTCGGTGACGAACGCACGCAACTGCTGGCGTTGCAGGCCTTGGCCGAGGCGGGTACCGCGGAAGGCCGGCACACGTCGGCACGCGGACACTACCGGGCGTTGCGCGCGCTGGGCGGCACCACCTACCTGGCCGGTGAGGTCTTGGCGTTGCAGCAGCTGGACCGGTTCGCCGAAGCCGAAGAGCTGCTGACCCGCAACCGCCACAGCGACAAGGGGCGGTCCGTCGAGCACGGCCTGCCGTCGCTGGTGTTCGCTCAACTGTTGCAGGACTTCAAGCTCGGGCGGCTGGCCGAAGCGGAGGCCGGTGCCCTGACGGTGATCCGCCTGTGTGACGAGATCGGCACCTATGTCCACAAATTCGAGGCGTGGTTGATCGCCAGCATTGTCGCGGTCATCCGGGGCGATCTGGCGCTGGCGCGGGAACGGCTGCAGTCGGCCGAGGAGACCGGCCTCACCGACGATGCGGTGCGCCAGCCGCCGGTGCTGTTGATCAAGGGCCGAATCGCTGGTGCGGAAGGGCGGTTCGAGGAAAGTGTGCGCATCCTCAAGCCGCTGATGGCCGCACTGGCACAGTCACGGTCGTGGTGGCCGAGGAACCCTGAGCTGCTGCGGGTACAGGCGGGTATCGCTGTCGCCGCCGCTGATCACGAATTCGCCCGCGAGACGGTCGAACGCGCCAAGCTCGCTGCCGAGCGCAACCCCGGTGTCGCCAGTTTCGAGGGGGTGGCGCTGCAGGTCGAAGGGTTCGTTGCGCGCGACCCGGTCACCCTGCGCAGCGCGGTCAAGATCCTGCGTGAGTCGCCGCGGACCCTCCTGTTGGCCGGAGCGTTGGCCGACTACGGCGCAGTGCTGGTCGACAAGGGCGACCGGCACACCGGCGTGGTGGTGCTGTCGGAGGCGCACGAATTGTTCGCCGGGCTCGGCGCGATCCACTATCTGCGCGGTGTGGAACGCGATCTGAGTCGGGCCGGTGCGCCGGCCGACCAGCGCGAGGCTTTGACCAAAGCCGAACAGCGGGTGGCACAGCTGGTGAGTGAGGGCCACACCAACCAATCCGTAGCGTCGGCACTCGGGGTATCGATCCACACCGTCAACACCCATCTACGTGCTGTCTTCCGCAAGATGGGGGTTCGGTCGCGAGTTCAGCTCGCCAATACGATGAGCGCCAGGACGGCCCGGCGCCACTGA
- a CDS encoding TVP38/TMEM64 family protein — translation MADNIDPPVARRWPHILRLALFVTFLLGLFYLVAVSRVIDVQQVRDAVAATGPLAPLVYLAVSAALAAVFVPGPLLAAGSGVLFGPVLGTFVTLGSTVTTAMIAALLGRRAGRDSARVLLGPDWSARIDAQIQRRGLWAVVGQRFVPGISDALASYAFGAFGMPLWQMAIGALIGSAPRAFVYTALGASISDLSSPLAYVAVAIWCITAIIGAFAAHRGYRGWRRRGRSKDG, via the coding sequence ATGGCCGACAACATCGATCCGCCGGTAGCCCGCCGGTGGCCCCATATCCTGCGGCTCGCGCTGTTCGTCACATTCCTGCTGGGCCTGTTCTATCTGGTGGCGGTGTCGAGGGTGATCGACGTGCAGCAGGTTCGGGATGCGGTGGCCGCGACCGGGCCGCTGGCTCCCCTGGTCTATCTGGCGGTTTCGGCCGCGCTGGCTGCGGTGTTCGTCCCGGGCCCGCTGCTGGCCGCCGGTAGCGGCGTGTTGTTCGGGCCGGTGTTGGGGACGTTCGTGACGCTGGGCTCGACGGTGACCACAGCGATGATCGCCGCCCTGCTCGGCCGGCGAGCCGGCCGTGACAGTGCCCGGGTCCTACTCGGGCCGGACTGGTCGGCGCGCATCGACGCACAGATCCAGCGCCGCGGATTGTGGGCGGTAGTGGGCCAGCGATTCGTGCCGGGCATCTCCGATGCGCTGGCATCCTACGCATTCGGCGCCTTCGGAATGCCGTTGTGGCAGATGGCAATCGGAGCCTTGATTGGATCCGCACCCCGGGCCTTCGTATACACCGCGTTAGGAGCGTCGATCTCCGATCTATCCTCACCGCTGGCCTACGTGGCGGTCGCGATCTGGTGCATCACCGCAATCATCGGCGCGTTCGCCGCGCACCGCGGGTATCGCGGATGGCGCCGCCGCGGGCGGTCCAAGGACGGCTAA